In a single window of the Bradyrhizobium erythrophlei genome:
- a CDS encoding DUF1109 domain-containing protein codes for MQDVPVGRKLERSVGLAMTAGNIIAGIMFFGAVGFRSDIMYAMETTRFLLKFAVTLPLVMTATAAILRAARPGATFGLSGWGLAIAPVVLVTAALVEIMVIPSSHWVRTIIGSNARNCVTLIQILSLGPLACLILALREGAPTRPGLTGALAGLAASGIAATFYATNCTDDSPLFVITWYPLATSAVVTLGYLCGLRFLRW; via the coding sequence GTGCAGGACGTTCCGGTCGGGCGGAAGCTCGAGCGGTCTGTCGGACTGGCAATGACGGCCGGCAACATCATCGCGGGGATCATGTTTTTTGGCGCGGTCGGATTCCGTTCCGACATCATGTACGCAATGGAAACCACACGATTTTTGCTGAAGTTCGCGGTAACCTTACCGCTCGTCATGACTGCTACGGCGGCCATCCTGCGCGCAGCCCGGCCAGGAGCAACGTTTGGCCTGTCGGGATGGGGGCTGGCGATCGCGCCGGTGGTTTTGGTGACAGCAGCTCTCGTCGAAATCATGGTGATTCCGTCATCTCACTGGGTCAGGACGATCATCGGTTCGAACGCGCGCAATTGCGTGACGTTAATTCAGATTCTTTCCCTTGGTCCCCTGGCCTGCCTCATCTTGGCCTTGCGGGAAGGCGCTCCCACCAGGCCGGGTTTGACAGGAGCACTTGCTGGCCTTGCGGCGAGCGGCATAGCCGCGACATTCTACGCGACGAACTGCACGGACGACAGCCCGCTATTCGTCATAACCTGGTATCCCCTTGCAACCAGCGCCGTGGTGACCCTCGGCTACCTC